Proteins from a single region of Aerococcus viridans:
- a CDS encoding glycosyltransferase, protein MQEAKNKKQLRILHVMSGFGGGISSFILNKAKQMPKYNVTFDVATYDECSEEFEQAIQATGGRIFRLVNPKKYGFKAFKSSFSKPFEQETYDLVHCHIEGYRAIPYYRIAKKYGVKQFYIHAHLVNDYKIKNKKDQFVHGFNQKLNTRISTDIVGCGRLAIKSVFGPKTNLDTSMVIPNSIDLKEYANPDNVYAQHREAGRKRYNLDENTLVIGHVGRLMPVKNHDKTFEIAKAIQENNLNAKILIIGSGNLEEELKAKAADLDILDTVIFTGRISPISEFYPALDVLLLPSFTEGLPTTVVEVQGAGVPTVMSDIITSEVDLDLGMVATCSLDDDGQVWLESLQQMANSSVPSVEKRLAALENNYFSNEASAKLYVDFFVEKIDDFKL, encoded by the coding sequence ATGCAAGAAGCGAAAAATAAAAAACAATTACGCATTTTACATGTGATGAGTGGCTTTGGTGGAGGCATCTCCTCGTTTATTTTAAATAAAGCCAAGCAAATGCCTAAGTATAATGTGACCTTTGATGTGGCCACCTATGATGAATGTAGCGAAGAATTTGAACAAGCTATTCAAGCGACTGGCGGTCGGATTTTCCGTCTGGTTAATCCAAAAAAATATGGATTCAAAGCCTTTAAATCTTCTTTTTCAAAACCATTTGAACAGGAGACCTATGATTTAGTTCACTGTCATATTGAAGGCTATCGTGCAATTCCCTATTACCGTATAGCAAAAAAATATGGCGTTAAACAGTTCTATATTCATGCCCATCTAGTGAATGATTATAAAATCAAAAATAAGAAAGACCAATTTGTTCATGGTTTTAATCAAAAACTAAACACCCGGATTTCTACTGATATTGTTGGTTGTGGTCGCTTAGCCATTAAATCCGTATTTGGTCCAAAGACCAATTTAGATACTTCTATGGTTATTCCAAATTCTATTGATTTGAAGGAGTATGCGAATCCGGATAATGTCTATGCACAACATAGAGAAGCGGGGCGCAAGCGATATAACCTTGATGAAAATACCCTTGTAATAGGCCATGTTGGGCGTTTAATGCCTGTGAAAAATCACGATAAAACATTTGAAATTGCAAAAGCCATTCAAGAAAATAATCTTAATGCAAAGATTCTAATTATCGGGTCAGGCAACTTAGAAGAAGAATTGAAGGCGAAAGCAGCAGACTTGGATATTCTCGATACCGTTATTTTTACTGGTAGAATCAGTCCAATTTCTGAATTCTATCCAGCTTTAGATGTTTTACTGCTACCGTCCTTTACTGAAGGCTTGCCAACGACTGTTGTCGAAGTGCAAGGCGCAGGTGTGCCAACAGTGATGTCAGATATAATTACTTCTGAAGTTGACTTAGACTTGGGTATGGTTGCTACTTGTAGCTTAGACGATGATGGACAGGTATGGCTTGAGTCATTACAACAAATGGCCAATTCATCAGTTCCATCAGTAGAAAAACGGTTAGCTGCTTTGGAGAATAATTATTTTTCAAATGAGGCATCAGCGAAACTGTATGTAGATTTCTTTGTGGAGAAAATCGATGACTTTAAACTTTAA
- a CDS encoding O-antigen ligase family protein, translating to MLAYLIILVSSVFLGSNLIAVTLPVGQISIYRIFSLLVIPMVIFFLVKDRKAFKIHRNSYATGMVAVYLLWWVWALCSVLWAMSLGSWLQAMVLLTLGISSIVGIFLWTRDYVQWRTLIKAVWIMMTFLSIWGLFEITTNIYLLADLGKLDKYSTFVTQPWTRIPITYLANQNDYATILLATLPINLILMNTTKDSLKKLLTLLCMLLSTFLIFQSGSRMSLLMALTFYGIYVLLGVRWDFTRKQVLTTGSIVLTLAILAFAFVPPIRGMVTDLIYILPRPVISGDVGRMNMWRNGLMYLGKTFGLGVGAGNIEVWMEIFGPLPTNNIFNIHNWWLEILVGYGAFIFIAYVLGYALMIYRLFNLKKFVNRMHQKIMNAFISFLLVFIGASITSANNMLIEWHWVFFGLIIAYIGIMEAQVFGKKKRVE from the coding sequence TTGCTAGCATATCTTATTATTTTGGTATCTAGTGTTTTCCTTGGGTCCAATTTAATTGCCGTTACTTTACCAGTAGGTCAGATTTCAATATATCGGATATTTTCGCTATTAGTGATTCCAATGGTCATCTTTTTCTTAGTTAAAGATAGAAAAGCTTTTAAAATCCACCGTAATTCCTATGCTACCGGAATGGTAGCTGTTTATCTACTTTGGTGGGTATGGGCCTTATGCTCGGTCCTTTGGGCGATGAGCCTAGGGTCTTGGCTTCAAGCGATGGTCTTGTTGACTTTAGGGATATCCAGTATCGTTGGTATCTTTTTATGGACTAGAGATTATGTCCAATGGCGGACTTTAATCAAAGCAGTATGGATCATGATGACCTTTTTAAGTATTTGGGGATTATTTGAAATCACCACAAATATTTATTTACTTGCCGATCTGGGTAAATTGGACAAATATTCGACCTTCGTGACGCAACCGTGGACGAGGATACCAATCACTTATCTTGCCAACCAAAATGACTATGCAACAATATTATTAGCGACATTACCAATTAACTTAATTCTTATGAATACAACGAAGGATAGTTTGAAGAAATTATTAACGCTTTTATGTATGCTTTTATCAACGTTTTTAATTTTCCAATCCGGCTCACGGATGAGTTTACTAATGGCACTGACCTTTTACGGTATATATGTCTTATTAGGCGTTCGTTGGGATTTCACAAGAAAGCAAGTGTTAACTACCGGAAGTATTGTCTTAACACTAGCTATACTCGCTTTTGCTTTCGTCCCGCCAATTAGAGGGATGGTTACTGACTTAATTTATATTTTACCTAGACCGGTAATTTCTGGAGATGTGGGTAGGATGAATATGTGGCGAAATGGGTTAATGTACTTAGGTAAGACTTTCGGTCTTGGTGTAGGTGCTGGTAATATAGAAGTGTGGATGGAGATATTTGGACCATTACCAACCAATAATATCTTTAATATTCACAATTGGTGGTTAGAAATCCTCGTGGGCTATGGCGCCTTCATATTTATCGCCTATGTCTTAGGATACGCCTTGATGATATATCGTCTATTCAATTTGAAAAAATTTGTCAATAGAATGCACCAGAAGATTATGAATGCATTCATTTCATTTTTACTTGTTTTTATTGGTGCAAGTATTACAAGTGCTAATAATATGTTAATTGAATGGCATTGGGTATTCTTCGGATTAATTATTGCCTACATTGGTATTATGGAAGCACAAGTTTTTGGAAAGAAAAAGAGGGTAGAATAA
- a CDS encoding glycosyltransferase family 2 protein, giving the protein MTFQSNLISIVTPVYNAERFIGETIKGVQAQEYANWEMLLVNDQSSDNSLEIIEQFAAEDSRIKLINLAENSGAAVARNTGIEAAQGQYIAFVDSDDVWDKDKLIRQITFMKKGDIAFSYTDFRLVDETGQVLKEKANVPISLDYTGLLKNTAIACSTVMIDRNIIGDFRMPLVRKGQDTATWLQIMRETGISAFGITQPLNSYRQVAGSISSDRVGALKRTWNTYYNLEKLPLPKASYYFASYVVNAILRRL; this is encoded by the coding sequence ATGACTTTCCAATCCAATTTAATCTCAATAGTAACACCGGTCTATAATGCTGAACGATTCATTGGTGAAACGATTAAAGGTGTTCAAGCCCAAGAGTATGCTAATTGGGAGATGTTACTAGTGAATGATCAATCGTCAGATAACAGCCTGGAAATTATCGAACAGTTTGCAGCAGAAGATAGCCGAATTAAACTGATTAATTTAGCCGAAAATAGTGGTGCCGCTGTAGCTCGAAACACTGGTATTGAAGCGGCCCAAGGTCAATATATTGCCTTCGTCGATTCAGATGATGTGTGGGATAAGGATAAATTAATCAGACAAATCACATTCATGAAAAAAGGTGACATCGCTTTTTCTTACACGGACTTTCGTCTTGTTGATGAAACGGGTCAAGTGCTGAAAGAAAAAGCCAATGTACCCATTTCCTTGGACTATACTGGTTTATTGAAAAATACGGCTATTGCTTGTTCAACAGTGATGATTGATCGAAATATCATTGGTGATTTCCGGATGCCTCTTGTACGAAAAGGTCAAGATACTGCAACTTGGTTACAGATCATGCGGGAAACGGGCATTTCAGCCTTTGGTATTACTCAACCTTTAAATTCTTATCGACAAGTTGCAGGGTCAATTTCAAGTGACAGAGTAGGTGCCTTAAAACGTACTTGGAATACCTATTACAATTTAGAAAAATTACCACTACCAAAAGCAAGTTACTATTTCGCTTCCTATGTTGTCAATGCGATATTAAGAAGATTATAA
- a CDS encoding oligosaccharide flippase family protein, with product MKTLKNILSVAMSNIVGFGTSFIVGFILPGILTVAQYGSYRQYTLYLSFTYLFHLGFADGIYIKYGGKELNDLDQNVIRDEHNFANFFQFIMFIGMFLISLITKDPVLILFSIVTFFSNVTTYQSNFLQAVGQFKTFTVASMFRSVSYIALLLIGIFIFKSEDYVFYIILNVLSYVLMYIYYEFRFVKQLGFNPAFTVKDKFEIFRVGFLILLANMSLTFVGNIGSWIANWGFPIEEFAQYSFQNSVLNVIILIVNAVALVFYNLISKTDSPRVANVIKQLTLLLGIFGGLGFFVFKWIIEYFLPNYVASIELLSITFVSIPYIMISKIVVANLYKAKRSERKYIRDSILYAVLAFAFVAIVFFITKSLSGIAWATTLCYFLWYIYASRREFTAMKGDTNEWLLIISHVLVFYFTANVLNTYIGFFAYAIFLAIILVMKRVELQDIFQQIVKMED from the coding sequence ATGAAGACTTTAAAGAACATTTTAAGCGTTGCAATGTCTAATATTGTCGGTTTCGGGACTAGCTTTATCGTTGGTTTCATCTTGCCGGGGATCTTGACTGTCGCGCAATACGGGTCTTATAGGCAATATACCTTGTACCTGAGTTTTACCTACCTTTTCCATTTAGGATTTGCGGATGGAATTTATATTAAGTATGGTGGTAAGGAATTAAATGACTTAGATCAAAATGTTATCAGAGATGAACATAATTTTGCCAACTTTTTCCAATTTATTATGTTTATAGGGATGTTTCTGATTTCTTTAATCACAAAAGATCCGGTACTGATTCTATTTTCTATCGTTACTTTCTTTTCTAATGTGACAACGTATCAATCAAATTTTTTACAAGCAGTTGGTCAATTTAAAACATTTACCGTAGCATCAATGTTCCGGTCAGTATCTTATATCGCACTGTTGTTGATCGGAATTTTTATTTTTAAATCGGAAGACTACGTATTCTATATCATATTAAATGTATTGTCTTATGTGTTAATGTACATCTATTATGAATTCCGATTTGTTAAGCAATTAGGTTTTAATCCCGCCTTTACTGTAAAAGATAAATTTGAAATTTTTAGAGTCGGATTTTTAATCTTGTTAGCAAATATGTCGTTAACTTTTGTTGGGAATATTGGTTCGTGGATTGCTAACTGGGGATTCCCAATTGAAGAATTCGCACAATATTCGTTCCAAAACTCAGTGTTAAACGTTATTATTCTAATCGTTAACGCTGTGGCTCTAGTTTTTTATAATTTAATATCAAAGACGGATTCACCTCGAGTTGCTAATGTAATCAAACAATTGACGCTATTACTAGGTATTTTTGGTGGATTAGGATTCTTTGTATTTAAGTGGATTATTGAGTATTTCTTACCTAACTATGTTGCTTCAATCGAGTTATTATCCATTACCTTTGTATCGATTCCATATATTATGATTTCAAAAATCGTTGTGGCCAATCTATACAAGGCTAAACGAAGTGAGCGAAAATATATCCGCGACTCAATTTTATATGCGGTATTGGCCTTTGCTTTTGTAGCCATCGTATTCTTTATCACTAAATCATTATCTGGTATTGCATGGGCGACAACCTTATGTTATTTCTTGTGGTACATTTATGCTTCACGGCGTGAGTTTACGGCTATGAAGGGTGATACCAACGAGTGGTTGTTGATCATAAGTCATGTACTAGTATTTTACTTTACGGCGAATGTATTAAATACTTACATTGGATTCTTTGCATATGCCATTTTCTTAGCTATTATTTTGGTTATGAAGCGAGTAGAGTTACAAGATATTTTCCAACAAATTGTAAAGATGGAAGATTAG
- a CDS encoding YfhO family protein gives MKIKKINKQIIFKEFFVILLLISASILMHFFFINNQWHDNLLMAGPNDQTQQMLIFKDFLYKEFTKGNFFYSFNYSGGGNFLTKLSYYYTTSIFYYMTVLVTWILEKCQIISTPDIVYWGEISLFLSVIKSSLIAYFASISISKFKVRRSVSIFAATFYAFAPIYFRHAVLWDFFTDAMLWLPIILLGVEWIFEGKKGWLFSLGVALTLFNNGYFAFANLLLCGCYAIMRLFIPLNKDEIAWDKKLKKIIIYGMLGVGISSIGFIVFVKGFLDNSRSSVDVIAPLWDKENFSFERILISDPIQVVSFIYLLVIFNVKNYRSKIFQFFSCFTTILIIIRYSPKVASIFNGLSTPQYRWHYITYLFIAITIGIGIEQLLKHKSLKSSILASGLTLLIYYSTLKSMDNSYNINRKYFMMLIGIAMLFYVVLGYTKEARTQFIALVALFLFTIPFINQFNLRLFEQYNMEAVTKDYLFDTFENPNTNISQAINFIENDANSFYRIEYAGMANLGIAYEQSTFNNYSSFQNKYEQDFIDFFGLTNIKDSSVSIDGLGARQITNSLFQIDYVIAKEDEQYIVPAGYEKIKSFGELSVYKNKYPFAFIHPVKNQYQITNNTSLDFKDLQLIDGVYTTSSKNQPLSIDLKNDLNFSIEKNNFYHDNYISKSDEGIKLVANIDAGQSYDELIIDYTLKADTDYYTGNYNYLINGMELQMKSPKDKYALQQFHHQVTIPFNDQILFDFAGGSGYDFEINHIYGLSYDQLEARSNEDKKLDYNLELAQDKLEINFDNSDGYTYLVLPIFYEDGWQLEINNEKITIENVNNGMIGFKIPKGQLNIKMKFVQPYLYSSIVVSLVSLLILILLDSKIFSKLFKITSQKVN, from the coding sequence ATGAAAATAAAAAAAATAAATAAGCAGATAATTTTTAAAGAATTTTTTGTGATTTTATTATTGATAAGTGCATCAATTTTGATGCATTTTTTCTTTATTAACAATCAATGGCACGATAATTTATTAATGGCTGGGCCGAATGACCAGACGCAACAAATGTTAATTTTCAAAGATTTCTTATATAAAGAATTTACTAAAGGTAATTTTTTCTACAGTTTTAACTACAGTGGAGGTGGAAACTTTCTAACCAAATTAAGTTACTATTATACAACTTCTATATTTTATTATATGACGGTATTGGTAACTTGGATATTGGAAAAATGTCAGATAATTAGCACTCCAGATATTGTATACTGGGGAGAAATCTCCTTATTTCTTTCGGTTATCAAATCTAGCTTAATTGCATATTTCGCAAGTATAAGCATCTCGAAATTTAAAGTACGCAGATCCGTGTCTATCTTTGCAGCTACATTCTATGCATTTGCTCCTATTTATTTCAGACATGCTGTTCTCTGGGATTTTTTTACAGATGCCATGTTATGGTTGCCGATTATCTTGTTAGGAGTAGAATGGATTTTTGAAGGCAAAAAGGGTTGGTTATTTAGTTTAGGTGTAGCTTTGACCTTATTTAATAACGGATACTTTGCCTTTGCAAATTTATTGTTATGTGGTTGCTATGCTATTATGCGATTGTTCATACCATTAAATAAAGATGAAATAGCCTGGGATAAAAAATTAAAGAAAATAATAATATATGGGATGCTTGGAGTAGGTATTTCATCTATAGGTTTTATAGTATTTGTTAAAGGATTTCTCGATAACAGTAGAAGTAGTGTAGATGTAATCGCACCACTTTGGGATAAAGAGAATTTTTCATTTGAAAGGATATTAATTTCAGACCCCATACAAGTTGTTTCTTTTATATATTTACTCGTAATTTTTAATGTTAAAAATTATCGATCAAAAATATTTCAATTTTTTAGTTGTTTCACGACAATATTAATTATCATTCGTTATAGCCCTAAAGTGGCTAGTATTTTCAACGGATTAAGTACACCACAATATCGGTGGCACTACATAACTTATTTATTTATTGCTATTACAATTGGCATTGGTATTGAACAATTATTGAAACATAAATCTCTAAAATCAAGTATCTTGGCTTCGGGGCTTACATTATTGATTTATTACAGTACTTTAAAATCTATGGATAATAGTTATAACATTAATAGAAAATATTTTATGATGCTTATAGGTATTGCGATGCTATTCTATGTAGTTCTTGGATATACAAAAGAAGCTAGAACACAATTCATAGCTTTGGTAGCATTATTCTTATTCACAATACCGTTCATCAATCAGTTTAATTTACGACTATTTGAACAATATAATATGGAAGCAGTCACTAAAGATTATTTATTTGATACATTTGAAAATCCAAACACGAATATATCACAAGCTATTAACTTTATTGAGAATGATGCAAATAGCTTTTATCGTATAGAATATGCGGGCATGGCTAATTTAGGCATAGCATATGAGCAAAGTACCTTTAATAATTATTCGAGCTTTCAAAATAAATATGAACAGGATTTTATAGATTTTTTCGGTTTAACTAATATTAAGGATAGCAGTGTTTCTATCGATGGATTGGGTGCTAGACAGATAACAAATAGTTTATTTCAAATTGATTACGTTATCGCTAAAGAAGATGAGCAATATATTGTACCTGCTGGATATGAGAAAATTAAAAGTTTTGGTGAATTATCCGTTTATAAAAATAAATATCCTTTTGCTTTTATACATCCAGTAAAAAATCAATATCAAATAACTAATAATACATCCCTTGACTTCAAGGATTTACAATTAATTGATGGCGTATATACTACTTCTAGTAAAAATCAGCCGCTATCTATAGACCTAAAAAATGACCTAAATTTTAGTATAGAAAAGAATAATTTCTATCACGATAATTATATTTCAAAATCGGATGAAGGTATCAAATTAGTTGCTAACATCGATGCAGGTCAATCCTATGATGAGCTTATAATTGATTATACGTTAAAAGCTGATACAGATTATTATACTGGTAACTATAACTATTTAATTAATGGCATGGAACTTCAAATGAAATCACCAAAGGATAAATATGCTCTGCAACAATTTCATCACCAAGTAACTATCCCATTTAATGACCAAATTTTATTTGATTTTGCTGGTGGTAGCGGCTACGATTTTGAAATCAATCATATTTATGGACTATCATATGATCAGTTGGAAGCAAGAAGTAATGAAGATAAAAAATTAGATTACAATTTGGAACTAGCACAAGATAAATTAGAGATTAACTTTGATAACAGTGATGGTTATACCTATTTAGTATTACCAATATTCTATGAAGACGGTTGGCAATTAGAGATCAATAATGAAAAAATCACAATAGAAAATGTTAACAATGGTATGATAGGATTTAAAATACCAAAAGGTCAATTAAATATCAAAATGAAGTTTGTACAACCATATTTATATAGTTCAATAGTTGTGAGTCTAGTGTCTCTATTGATCTTAATTTTGCTAGACAGCAAAATATTCAGTAAGTTGTTTAAAATCACTAGTCAAAAGGTCAACTAA